The following proteins are encoded in a genomic region of Verrucomicrobiales bacterium:
- a CDS encoding PKD domain-containing protein, giving the protein MNLPKRVFWCGVVLTTLIASWWISSRNSVSSESPRPLPSAAVSPKLLSEKALGDIQPTPSSPNSLPSGSAAGTDTRPLEIARFEEWVQRYRSASSPAERTALEAEGIELAQARLTVMADLVQTYPERAFEHTASYETRKSLPPSVLEQMETPINARGDLAVIAVIGGADQPTQMPPVMRTVNVEGQDYQAFTYGAGRRFMTKSDIPIYGLAVPNDAASVPFITPLGRPKQLMALNESPARLLDPVETSDRSDERAQNLEPDPLCGVSNVEVTAKQTETVIELGGEIHSFCGKVDADLWVNARMAALGLDEPTPNLASLDVAESSFTEGRKKMLLMRPKWSDHAEGISTNDAVTHWQNFSNYMFEMSYGKLVLAPLGKGSDITPAMTLPGLVAEYNNSGLGKLYQTCQTVARDTFNYDLTQYDFLYVCTDGKPAASYCGLAFVGGVGFHLANRCFDAAVTTHEFGHNLGLNHAHFWDTSLRSAIGEGQNVEYGDNNDPMGGGGSPNHYNSRYKNYLGWIKDSDIVDLNAAGSGTYRLYSFDGNVGTGVRGLKFRRSSNQNYWLNFRQRKTSKQALMNGVQLLWSGNGNEGTYLLDVRLKGNADDNAIVIGRTFSDPTIDFHFTPIGKANTYPEAMDIVVNSGKFPTNRPPVGLVQASPQAAGENQLVTFIVDASDPNGDALAYYWEFGDGDYSTDNSPTTTHSFANAGEYAVQCTVSDMKGGVAKQTVIVSIGSPSTFRISGHVVDAGNRPLAGIRVSADATHYAHSDSDGSYTIVNLPAGSYNVDAIEPVAGALSFAHPYFNNPVEVGPSQSNLDFVGVTGSLVIKTPFIAKQATGWKYLDTGVDQGTAWINPTFNDRTWKTGTGPLGYGEGGEGTVISFGASSSDKIPTYYFRKSFVVKDPLAFTNYLVEVLRDDGIVVHLNGNEIYRNNLPSGEIGYSTRALDSVEPDSYLFTSIPNSELVAGTNWIAAEIHQSTPNSSDATFDLAFSGQSLSNVAGFHVVYLSEPKDQSRLVTGEAVSLRATVQTVGLVTKVAFLANQTLVGETASSPFEQVWDGAPDGDHVLRTIATIGGIQVTSPPVRIRIAPKTQDPLKIDLLAARSGWKYLARSTSAAATWAQPSFNDSTWLAGSAPLGFGQPGVVTTLNGGSSGSRYPTIYFRRTVVVEDPASITTLTASLKRDDGAIVYFNGNEVLRNNLPSGTVTYSTLASGASDNGSVFYNFNLPRAAIQHLTPGTNTIAVEVHQSSATSSDLVFDLALSATAEVIRSRGSWLTSPLAGSTLPSAGGIGLSAEAVAGATLGIAKVEFLANSVKIGEDTNSPFSLQWNDAPSGSYLLQAVATDSTGEEIRSDTVAVQISAPPPGRQLISSGQLWRYLDDGSELSDTWKQRNFDDGSWKYGATRLGYGVPDLATTLSWGTNSLNRHITAYFRRSFGVDNPSEFGGLLVRLTRNDGAVVYLNGQEVFRDNLPASRISYNTLALERVVGTPAVATREFVLPSLGLVAGTNVVAVELHQQSQTSADAAFDLSLTALSATASASPLNLTSPADQTYFNQPANIPLSAELIEAAPGALVEYYADGQKIGGSDVPPYRINWTGADVGSHTLEARSVEGATVRISPPIHITVGLRPAPIVPVLEKLINLASPWRYWDAATPVAADWNQNSFADSTWLRGNGRLGFGLDGEATTLSAGRTTYYFRRVFTVTNPAAFNQLVVSLARDDGAVVYLNGKELYRSNMPDGLITSSTPARDVVNSPDETTFFDTVIPLGGSGLKSGENLLAVELHQQTATSSDAAFDLQLIGVGTSERRVALISPASAGTSPSEETIVIEAAAQSGSPGVSITRVEFFDGAERLGEVLSAPWILPWLNASMGVHSLTARAWFSDGTSQDSTAVRVTVAAPFVTQQLVAADGEWSYFDQGQNLGTAWRERTYNDSAWATGAARLGYGDDGETTTVSFGPNASSKYITTYFRKSFEVSSEVVLTNLAFRYQRDDGIAVYLNGKELFRSNLAAAAGYNTPAQSQVKGADEQTWFSTNVVSTNLVAGVNVIAVELHQGSAGSSDLGFALELVASGYSKKPPTVRPRLEVAVLESGDIQLSWPSTAAGYLLYSTSAVEQPAGIWTVVALAPSTVGDRSVVVVPPTTTAQFFRLLNSP; this is encoded by the coding sequence ACGTAGAAGGACAAGATTACCAAGCCTTTACCTATGGCGCCGGCCGACGCTTCATGACCAAGTCGGACATTCCGATCTACGGCTTGGCCGTTCCCAATGATGCGGCGTCGGTCCCGTTCATCACTCCACTGGGGCGTCCAAAACAGTTAATGGCGCTAAACGAATCTCCGGCCCGATTGCTGGACCCGGTAGAAACCTCGGACCGGAGCGATGAAAGAGCTCAGAACCTCGAGCCCGACCCTCTCTGCGGCGTTTCAAACGTCGAGGTCACCGCCAAGCAAACGGAAACCGTGATCGAATTGGGAGGGGAGATCCATTCCTTCTGCGGCAAGGTCGACGCCGACTTGTGGGTGAATGCACGGATGGCGGCACTCGGACTGGACGAACCCACCCCCAACCTGGCCTCGCTGGATGTCGCCGAGTCAAGTTTCACCGAGGGACGGAAGAAGATGTTACTCATGCGGCCGAAGTGGAGCGATCACGCCGAGGGCATCTCCACGAACGACGCCGTCACTCACTGGCAAAACTTCAGCAACTACATGTTCGAGATGTCCTACGGGAAGCTGGTGCTTGCCCCGCTCGGCAAGGGTTCCGACATCACTCCTGCCATGACGCTGCCTGGACTGGTCGCCGAATACAATAACTCTGGCCTCGGGAAGTTGTATCAAACCTGCCAGACGGTAGCCCGTGACACATTCAATTATGACCTCACTCAATACGACTTTCTTTATGTCTGCACCGACGGAAAACCAGCCGCGTCCTACTGCGGACTCGCCTTCGTGGGGGGCGTCGGTTTCCACCTCGCCAATCGCTGCTTCGACGCAGCAGTCACCACCCACGAATTCGGACACAATCTGGGTCTCAACCACGCACACTTTTGGGACACTTCCCTCCGAAGCGCCATCGGAGAGGGGCAAAACGTGGAGTATGGGGACAATAACGATCCCATGGGCGGCGGCGGTTCCCCCAACCACTACAACAGCCGCTACAAAAATTACCTAGGATGGATCAAGGACAGCGACATTGTGGATCTCAACGCAGCCGGCAGTGGGACCTACCGCCTGTACAGCTTTGATGGCAATGTCGGAACCGGGGTGCGTGGCCTGAAATTCCGACGCAGCTCCAACCAGAACTACTGGCTCAACTTCCGACAACGCAAAACCTCGAAGCAGGCCCTCATGAACGGAGTGCAGTTGCTCTGGAGCGGCAACGGGAACGAGGGAACCTATCTGCTCGATGTGCGGCTTAAGGGCAATGCCGACGACAACGCCATTGTCATCGGCAGAACCTTCAGCGATCCCACCATCGATTTCCATTTCACCCCCATCGGCAAGGCTAACACTTATCCCGAAGCCATGGACATTGTGGTAAACAGCGGAAAGTTCCCCACCAACCGGCCGCCCGTGGGCCTGGTGCAGGCCAGCCCGCAAGCCGCCGGCGAGAACCAGTTGGTGACATTTATCGTCGATGCCTCCGACCCGAATGGTGATGCGCTGGCGTATTATTGGGAGTTCGGAGATGGGGACTATTCCACCGACAACAGTCCCACGACGACCCACAGCTTTGCCAACGCCGGTGAATACGCGGTGCAGTGCACGGTCAGCGATATGAAAGGCGGCGTCGCTAAGCAGACCGTGATCGTGTCTATCGGAAGCCCATCCACCTTCCGCATCTCCGGCCACGTGGTCGATGCGGGTAACCGCCCGCTTGCCGGGATCCGCGTCTCCGCGGACGCGACCCACTACGCCCATTCGGACAGCGATGGCAGCTACACGATCGTCAACCTTCCCGCGGGCAGCTACAACGTCGACGCCATCGAACCGGTTGCGGGTGCCCTTTCGTTCGCCCATCCCTACTTCAACAATCCCGTAGAGGTCGGCCCCAGCCAATCCAACCTCGACTTCGTCGGAGTTACCGGCTCCTTGGTTATCAAAACTCCATTCATCGCGAAGCAGGCGACCGGATGGAAGTATCTGGATACCGGGGTGGATCAAGGAACTGCTTGGATCAACCCCACTTTCAATGACCGAACCTGGAAGACTGGCACCGGCCCCTTGGGCTACGGCGAAGGCGGCGAAGGAACCGTGATCTCTTTCGGAGCCAGCTCCAGCGACAAGATTCCAACCTATTACTTCCGCAAAAGCTTCGTCGTCAAAGACCCCCTTGCCTTCACGAATTATCTGGTGGAAGTCCTAAGGGATGACGGCATCGTAGTCCATCTCAACGGGAACGAAATCTATCGAAACAATCTGCCGAGCGGGGAGATTGGATACTCCACGCGAGCGTTGGACTCTGTAGAGCCCGACTCGTATCTCTTCACCTCCATCCCAAACTCGGAGCTGGTGGCAGGCACCAATTGGATCGCGGCCGAGATTCATCAGTCCACACCCAATAGTTCCGATGCCACGTTTGATTTGGCCTTCAGCGGCCAAAGCCTGTCCAACGTGGCGGGCTTCCATGTCGTGTACCTCAGCGAGCCCAAGGACCAATCCCGCTTGGTGACCGGCGAGGCAGTCAGCCTTCGGGCCACTGTCCAGACGGTGGGACTCGTCACCAAGGTAGCCTTCCTGGCTAACCAAACGCTGGTCGGCGAAACGGCCTCCTCACCCTTTGAGCAAGTGTGGGACGGGGCTCCCGATGGCGATCATGTGCTCCGAACCATAGCGACCATTGGAGGAATCCAAGTCACCTCGCCTCCGGTGCGAATCCGCATTGCTCCCAAGACACAGGATCCTCTGAAAATCGATCTCTTAGCCGCCAGGTCGGGATGGAAGTATTTGGCGCGTTCCACGAGCGCGGCCGCGACCTGGGCGCAACCCTCCTTCAACGACAGCACCTGGCTTGCGGGCTCAGCACCGCTGGGCTTCGGACAGCCGGGCGTAGTCACTACCCTGAACGGCGGTTCGTCCGGATCAAGGTATCCCACCATCTACTTCCGTCGCACCGTGGTGGTGGAGGACCCGGCTTCCATCACCACACTGACCGCCTCGCTCAAGCGGGATGACGGAGCGATTGTGTATTTCAACGGAAACGAAGTTCTGCGCAACAATCTCCCCTCGGGAACCGTCACGTATTCCACCCTCGCCTCCGGTGCGTCGGACAACGGTTCGGTGTTCTACAATTTCAATTTGCCGCGCGCGGCGATTCAGCATCTCACCCCCGGAACAAACACGATCGCTGTCGAAGTTCACCAATCGTCCGCCACCAGCTCCGATCTGGTGTTCGATCTCGCGCTCTCCGCCACCGCCGAGGTCATCCGCAGCCGGGGCTCCTGGCTCACGTCCCCTCTGGCCGGATCAACGCTTCCTTCAGCGGGCGGAATTGGTCTCAGCGCGGAAGCGGTGGCCGGCGCCACTCTGGGCATTGCGAAGGTGGAGTTCTTGGCCAACTCCGTCAAAATCGGCGAGGACACCAACTCACCGTTCTCACTCCAGTGGAACGATGCCCCCAGCGGCAGCTACCTGCTGCAGGCTGTCGCCACCGATTCCACGGGTGAGGAAATCCGGAGCGACACCGTGGCTGTTCAGATCAGCGCACCTCCCCCCGGTCGACAACTGATTAGCTCCGGCCAGCTCTGGCGGTATCTCGACGATGGCTCCGAGCTTTCCGACACCTGGAAGCAACGCAACTTTGATGATGGGTCGTGGAAGTACGGAGCGACGCGCCTGGGCTACGGCGTCCCTGACCTGGCCACGACGCTCAGCTGGGGAACCAACAGCCTGAACCGGCACATTACCGCGTATTTCCGGCGGTCGTTCGGAGTGGACAACCCGAGTGAGTTCGGCGGGCTCCTCGTCCGGCTCACCCGCAATGATGGTGCAGTGGTCTACCTCAATGGCCAGGAGGTATTCCGAGACAATCTCCCCGCCAGCCGTATTAGCTACAACACTCTGGCCCTGGAAAGAGTCGTGGGGACGCCGGCCGTCGCCACGCGAGAATTTGTGCTGCCGAGCCTGGGGTTGGTAGCCGGCACGAATGTCGTGGCGGTGGAGTTGCACCAACAGTCTCAGACCAGTGCGGATGCCGCCTTCGACCTCTCCCTCACCGCGCTCAGTGCCACCGCCTCGGCCTCACCTCTCAACCTCACAAGTCCCGCCGACCAAACCTACTTCAATCAGCCCGCCAACATACCCCTCTCAGCTGAGCTGATCGAGGCCGCCCCCGGTGCCCTCGTCGAATATTACGCCGATGGCCAAAAGATCGGGGGCAGCGATGTCCCCCCCTACCGCATCAACTGGACCGGAGCCGATGTCGGATCCCACACTCTCGAGGCTCGATCGGTCGAAGGAGCCACCGTTCGAATTAGTCCTCCCATCCATATCACCGTGGGCCTGCGCCCCGCACCGATCGTCCCGGTACTGGAGAAACTTATCAACCTCGCATCGCCTTGGCGTTACTGGGACGCAGCAACCCCGGTCGCAGCCGACTGGAACCAAAACAGCTTCGCTGACTCCACCTGGCTCCGCGGCAACGGTCGTCTGGGCTTCGGCTTGGATGGCGAAGCGACGACCCTCTCCGCCGGCCGGACCACCTACTATTTCCGTCGGGTCTTTACGGTCACCAACCCGGCGGCGTTCAACCAGCTGGTGGTGAGCCTCGCCCGCGACGATGGGGCGGTCGTCTATCTGAACGGAAAAGAACTCTACCGAAGCAACATGCCCGATGGACTCATCACCTCGAGCACTCCGGCACGTGACGTGGTGAATAGTCCCGACGAGACCACCTTCTTCGACACCGTCATTCCCTTAGGCGGCTCTGGCCTGAAATCAGGCGAGAACCTGCTCGCCGTGGAACTGCATCAGCAAACCGCCACCAGCTCGGATGCGGCCTTTGATCTTCAACTGATCGGTGTTGGCACCTCCGAACGCCGGGTCGCCCTCATCTCCCCCGCAAGCGCTGGGACCAGCCCTTCGGAAGAGACAATCGTGATCGAAGCTGCGGCTCAGTCCGGAAGCCCGGGTGTGAGCATTACCCGGGTCGAGTTCTTCGATGGGGCCGAGCGGCTGGGTGAAGTTCTGTCAGCACCGTGGATTCTACCCTGGCTGAACGCTTCAATGGGCGTGCACTCCCTGACCGCCCGCGCGTGGTTCAGCGATGGAACGAGCCAAGACTCCACGGCCGTCCGCGTTACGGTGGCCGCTCCGTTCGTCACCCAGCAGCTGGTGGCGGCGGATGGCGAGTGGAGTTACTTCGATCAGGGACAGAATCTCGGCACCGCCTGGCGAGAACGCACCTACAATGATTCGGCGTGGGCCACGGGGGCCGCTCGTCTGGGGTATGGTGATGACGGGGAGACAACTACGGTCAGCTTCGGCCCCAATGCCAGCAGCAAATACATCACCACCTACTTCCGTAAATCGTTCGAGGTGTCGTCGGAAGTAGTGCTGACGAATCTGGCCTTCCGCTATCAACGGGATGACGGCATCGCGGTCTACCTCAACGGAAAGGAACTCTTTCGGAGCAACCTGGCAGCGGCCGCTGGTTACAACACCCCCGCCCAAAGCCAGGTCAAAGGCGCCGACGAACAAACCTGGTTCAGCACCAACGTGGTCTCCACCAATCTGGTGGCAGGCGTCAATGTCATCGCGGTGGAACTGCACCAAGGGTCGGCCGGCAGTTCCGATCTCGGTTTCGCCCTAGAGCTTGTCGCCAGCGGCTACAGCAAGAAGCCGCCGACCGTCCGCCCACGACTCGAAGTGGCCGTTTTGGAATCCGGTGACATCCAGCTATCCTGGCCTTCCACCGCGGCAGGGTATCTCCTGTACTCGACTTCCGCAGTGGAGCAACCTGCGGGAATCTGGACTGTCGTTGCCCTTGCACCCTCAACCGTCGGGGATCGCTCCGTGGTGGTGGTGCCCCCGACCACCACAGCGCAGTTCTTCCGGCTGTTGAATTCCCCATAG